The following are from one region of the Acanthopagrus latus isolate v.2019 chromosome 2, fAcaLat1.1, whole genome shotgun sequence genome:
- the golim4a gene encoding Golgi integral membrane protein 4a gives MGNGVCSRRQRRIFQCLLLVTVVCGTMYAGMISYEMHKQLKRTETMALKYQQHQEALSAQLQVVYEHRSRLEKSLQKERLEHKKTKEDYLVYKLEAQQSLNKEKQDASSRLNSLQVQHQMLKNQHDDLKKQYYELQDQHQVQGEDHSRLLDEHKGRYEKLQQVKEVEIGQLKDNIYNLREENKQLRKAHHDIHTQLQDAQVRHQDLKAAHDHLALTLEDHKSALAAAQMQVDEYKQLKDTLHSQIQRQSEQNHAPPQPQAAAVAPVSHVHEVQRDEPHKDEPAHEDHHQLHQDTESRLDHQGEEVHGQPQHTLSDKEDDGEGEAERRRELAEEEMAQAGQPQKLEEDPDQQQDEQQEEEEEQEPEQADENALERQRRNPQPGPHLELHPEAQLQHEAHAQVEREKSAYEQQQEQQRLEAHRAEERRQMQLHQEALQAQRDRVLKEREQKLKEEQEREQQQHKEADRREKMLKDEHQRKRTEYENMDNDIVQGDEDHHNDDEDGETERDVHMLQEEEEEKQEGDHRVPPHQQGVDGELDPEDDPNNQGEDEFEEAEEDQHHHRVPEEEEEVVEEEEEPAAPAQHRDTHPQQPAVEEELVMAGNPDQQEDTLDDQYQEEVEDEAQEDIAGGQKREEEVEEEGEDPYNEENMEQDEVKNQEGPRKDGDHKKEADNNEEENYEEEEEEAEDETAGRDKGTNRRAEM, from the exons TGGTGTACGAGCATCGCTCCAGGTTAGAGAAGTCCCTTCAGAAAGAGAGGTTAGAGCACAAAAAGACCAAAGAag ATTATCTGGTTTATAAACTGGAAGCACAACAGTCACTCAACAAAGAGAAG CAAGATGccagcagcagactgaactCTCTACAAGTGCAACATCAGATGCTGAAG AACCAGCACGACGACCTGAAGAAGCAGTATTATGAGCTGCAGGACCAGCACCAGGTTCAGGGCGAGGACCACAGCCGGCTGCTGGACGAACACAAAGGACGCTACGAGAAACTGCAGCAGGTCAAAGAGGTGGAAATCGGTCAACTCAAAG ATAATATATATAACTTgagggaggaaaataaacagctgagAAAGGCTCACCATGACATCCACACGCAGCTACAGGATGCACAG GTTCGCCATCAGGACCTGAAGGCAGCGCACGACCATCTCGCACTGACACTAGAAGACCACAAGAGTGcactggctgcagctcag ATGCAGGTGGATGAATACAAGCAGCTGAAGGACACCCTGCACAGTCAGATTCAGAGACAGTCTGAACAAAACCATGCCCCTCCGCAGCCACAAGCAGCTGCCGTAGCCCCCGTATCCCACGTTCATGAAGTCCAGAGGGACGAGCCACACAAAGATGAGCCTGCCCATGAGGATCATCACCAGCTACACCAGGACACTGAGTCCAGG TTGGACCATCAAGGGGAGGAGGTGCACGGCCAGCCCCAGCACACCCTGTCAGACAAGGAGGACGATGGTGAGGGAGAGGccgagaggaggagggagctggCCGAGGAGGAGATGGCTCAAGCAGGACAGCCtcagaagctggaggaggaccCGGACCAACAACaggatgagcagcaggaggaagaggaggagcaagaACCGGAACAGGCAGACGAGAATGCCCTGGAGCGACAGAGGCGCAATCCACAGCCG GGTCCCCATCTGGAGCTGCACCCAGAGGCCCAGCTGCAGCACGAGGCGCACGCCCAGGTGGAACGTGAGAAGTCAGCCtacgagcagcagcaggagcagcagcgcCTGGAGGCCCATCGGGCCGAGGAGCGTAGGCAGATGCAGCTGCATCAGGAGGCCCTGCAGGCCCAGAGAGATAGGGTGctgaaggagagggagcagaaactgaaggaggagcaggagcgagagcagcagcagcacaaggaGGCTGACAGACGGGAGAAGATGCTGAAAGATGAGCATCAGAG GAAGAGAACCGAGTACGAGAATATGGACAATGATATTGTTCAAGGAGACGAGGATCATCACAACGATGACGAAGACGGTGAGACAG agagagatgttcaTATGttacaagaggaggaggaggagaaacaagaaGGGGATCACAGAGTGCCGCCACATCAGCAG GGTGTTGACGGTGAGCTGGACCCCGAGGACGACCCCAACAACCAGGGAGAGGACGAGTTTGAGGAGGCCGAAGAGGACCAACACCACCACAGGGTCccggaggaggaagaggaggtggtagaagaggaagaggagccgGCAGCACCAGcccagcacagagacacacacccacaacagCCTGCCGTGGAGGAGGAACTGGTG atgGCTGGAAACCCGGATCAACAGGAAGACACGCTGGATGACCAGTaccaggaggaagtggaggatgaG GCGCAGGAGGACATAGCTGGTGggcagaagagagaggaggaggtggaggaggaaggagaggatcCATATAACGAGGAGAACATGGAACAG GATGAAGTCAAAAACCAGGAGGGACCAAGAAAGGATGGCGATCATAAAAAAGAGGCAGATAATAACGAGGAAGAGAATTacgaagaggaggaagaggaggcggaaGATGAGACCGCTGGTCGAGACAAGGGAACCAATCGGAGGGCGGAAATGTAA